A genomic window from Thermocrinis sp. includes:
- the dnaG gene encoding DNA primase — protein MELKEILKKLDIVDVISSYIDLQRSGNNYRARCPFHPDDTPSLYVSPSKGIWKCFGCGVGGDAVKFVALYENISYTEALLELAKKYKLPVKVQFKKKDDKVLNALNMVAEYYHRNLRENPQVLEYLKNRGIQERTIKKFQLGYSPSSEQLVSFLKANQILEIYEKTGNITKIDEKHYKDLFAGRLIIPIRDIKGNVVGFGGRSLKESNPKYLNSPETEIFKKKEILYGFYEGLAYTKERKRIIIVEGYFDVMSMHQEGFPETVAPMGTSLGPDHARIISAYAKEVILMFDGDEAGRRAIRQTIPYLLREGLNVKVFLLPEGEDPDTLVKKQKKDLQVGLEEVKDIFSWLLEKGDTKAVEDYIYFCGFVKDKLFQMELLTVLSKKTNLPVSVLAEKLPKPQEKQEEKTKEKLSFHERVFLFGLYKGFGNREDLYKINLSPYAMELAEAILREDYHLVPDEIKNQSFYNPERAFEESLKHLMIKGKVEEQTNLQEIRKKKTIVRLRGIKEDL, from the coding sequence ATGGAGCTTAAGGAAATACTCAAAAAATTAGACATTGTGGATGTTATATCCTCATACATAGATTTGCAGAGGTCTGGTAACAACTATAGAGCGAGGTGTCCTTTCCATCCGGACGACACTCCTTCCCTGTACGTTTCTCCGTCAAAGGGTATATGGAAATGTTTTGGTTGTGGTGTGGGAGGAGACGCAGTAAAGTTTGTGGCTCTCTATGAGAATATAAGCTATACTGAAGCACTCTTGGAATTGGCTAAAAAGTATAAACTGCCGGTAAAAGTTCAGTTCAAAAAGAAAGACGATAAGGTGTTGAACGCACTGAATATGGTGGCCGAATACTATCATAGAAACCTTAGGGAAAATCCTCAAGTTTTAGAATACCTCAAAAACAGAGGCATTCAGGAGAGGACTATAAAAAAGTTTCAGCTTGGCTATTCTCCTTCTTCCGAGCAATTGGTTAGCTTTTTAAAGGCAAACCAAATTTTGGAAATTTATGAAAAGACGGGAAACATTACAAAGATAGACGAAAAACACTACAAGGACCTTTTTGCAGGTAGGTTAATAATTCCTATAAGGGATATTAAAGGAAATGTGGTAGGCTTTGGCGGTAGGTCTCTGAAAGAATCTAACCCTAAATACTTGAACTCTCCAGAAACGGAAATTTTCAAAAAGAAAGAAATCCTTTATGGCTTCTATGAAGGGTTAGCCTATACGAAAGAAAGGAAAAGAATAATAATCGTAGAAGGGTACTTTGATGTTATGAGTATGCACCAGGAAGGTTTTCCAGAGACTGTAGCGCCCATGGGCACCTCTCTTGGACCAGATCATGCCAGGATAATATCGGCTTATGCAAAAGAAGTTATTCTAATGTTTGATGGGGACGAAGCGGGAAGAAGAGCTATAAGACAAACCATCCCTTATCTTCTAAGGGAAGGTTTAAATGTTAAAGTTTTTTTGCTTCCAGAAGGGGAAGACCCAGACACCCTTGTGAAAAAGCAAAAGAAGGACCTTCAGGTAGGATTGGAGGAAGTAAAAGACATCTTCAGTTGGCTGTTGGAAAAAGGGGACACCAAAGCAGTAGAAGATTACATATACTTTTGCGGTTTTGTGAAAGATAAACTCTTTCAGATGGAGCTTTTGACCGTCCTTTCAAAAAAAACTAACTTGCCTGTTTCCGTCCTTGCGGAAAAACTACCCAAGCCACAAGAGAAACAGGAAGAAAAAACAAAAGAAAAGCTTAGCTTTCACGAAAGGGTTTTCCTGTTTGGTTTATACAAAGGCTTTGGAAATAGAGAAGACTTATACAAAATCAACCTATCGCCATACGCTATGGAACTGGCGGAGGCAATACTTAGAGAGGATTATCATCTTGTCCCAGATGAGATAAAAAACCAAAGCTTTTACAATCCAGAAAGGGCTTTTGAAGAAAGTCTAAAGCATTTGATGATAAAGGGTAAAGTAGAAGAGCAAACAAACTTGCAAGAAATAAGAAAAAAGAAGACAATAGTCAGACTAAGAGGTATAAAAGAGGATTTATAA
- a CDS encoding thioredoxin fold domain-containing protein: MTFQDREVQTYYTKHFNMVEIDIKGNLELVDFDGKKLTERQFALKHGVRLTPVFMFLDKKGDVVAKVPGYIEPREFLLIGRWIVEEHYKRTNLVNFLRENKK, from the coding sequence ATCACCTTCCAGGACAGAGAGGTCCAAACCTACTACACTAAACACTTTAACATGGTAGAAATAGACATAAAGGGAAACTTGGAGTTGGTGGATTTTGACGGTAAAAAGCTCACAGAGAGACAGTTTGCTTTAAAGCACGGCGTTAGGCTAACACCTGTCTTTATGTTCCTCGACAAGAAAGGTGACGTTGTAGCCAAAGTGCCTGGCTACATAGAACCGAGGGAGTTTTTACTTATAGGAAGGTGGATAGTAGAAGAACACTACAAAAGGACTAATTTAGTTAATTTCTTGAGAGAGAATAAAAAATGA
- a CDS encoding TraR/DksA family transcriptional regulator, which yields MLTPEQLAILKEKLQQEKEKLLERFRKIEDTQSRIGEQIREPGDQEDISQMTYTQEILDNLSAREMFVIKEIDYALQKIQAGTYGVCEYCGEYIEYERLLAIPWTRYHSHCAEKAEEEGIVPTYTPMMFEGTLPEEMEIQREDITEA from the coding sequence ATGCTAACTCCAGAGCAGTTGGCTATACTCAAGGAAAAACTTCAGCAAGAAAAAGAAAAACTTCTGGAGAGGTTCCGAAAGATAGAGGATACCCAAAGCAGGATAGGTGAGCAGATAAGGGAGCCAGGGGACCAAGAAGATATTAGCCAAATGACCTACACTCAAGAAATACTGGACAACCTATCTGCTAGGGAGATGTTCGTTATAAAGGAGATTGACTATGCACTGCAGAAGATACAGGCTGGCACTTACGGAGTATGTGAATACTGTGGGGAATACATAGAATACGAAAGACTTTTAGCCATCCCTTGGACCAGATATCATTCCCACTGTGCGGAAAAGGCGGAAGAGGAAGGAATAGTCCCAACCTATACACCTATGATGTTTGAAGGCACACTACCTGAGGAGATGGAAATCCAAAGAGAGGATATCACAGAAGCATGA
- the rpmE gene encoding 50S ribosomal protein L31, whose product MKKGIHPELKPTTFVCGCGNTFTLLSTKGGTVYLESCNACHPFYTGKLRIKPFLLESVTKSEDAS is encoded by the coding sequence ATGAAGAAAGGCATACACCCAGAGCTTAAACCAACAACGTTTGTATGTGGTTGTGGCAACACCTTTACTCTTCTGTCAACCAAAGGTGGCACTGTTTATCTTGAGTCGTGCAACGCATGCCACCCTTTCTACACTGGAAAGCTGAGAATAAAACCATTTTTGTTGGAATCTGTCACCAAGTCAGAAGATGCTTCTTAA
- a CDS encoding radical SAM protein — translation MNRNLLENLTVQKESPEYLQISMAAAMTLGIVPGQFYRNTKLSCINTLLTYPSGCHATCAYCGLQKAREVEYSKKNFIRVEWPTVKLDEIIDRAEKVGHVERLCIAQITHPRAIRDTKEVLERVLKRLGDKIFVSLLINATGTTYQDMLDYKKLGADTVTVAIDCGTPEVFERLRGRPMNSPHRWETFWKVLEWACDVMGDGYAGCHLVVGLGETEQEMIETIQKVRDLGARTHLFSFWPEEGSMMEKEPPCPAPQYRRVQFARYLIDNQIARYEDMKFNEKGQVIDFGIPKETFEELFWSGRPFMTSGCRGKTTEVACNRPFGDSSPTDIRSYPFKPEKRDLERIRKQLFDYEMTTNYPDILNPSILRYQ, via the coding sequence ATGAATAGAAATCTTTTAGAAAACTTAACAGTTCAAAAAGAGAGCCCAGAGTATCTTCAGATAAGCATGGCCGCTGCCATGACCTTGGGTATTGTGCCGGGCCAGTTTTACAGAAATACAAAACTTAGTTGTATAAATACACTTCTAACCTACCCTTCCGGATGTCATGCTACCTGTGCTTACTGTGGTCTTCAGAAGGCGAGGGAAGTGGAATACTCAAAGAAAAACTTCATCAGGGTTGAGTGGCCTACGGTAAAGCTGGACGAGATAATAGATAGGGCAGAAAAGGTAGGACACGTAGAAAGGCTGTGCATAGCCCAGATAACTCACCCAAGAGCCATAAGGGACACAAAGGAAGTTTTGGAAAGGGTCTTAAAAAGGTTGGGAGACAAAATATTTGTTTCTTTGCTTATAAACGCCACGGGAACGACCTATCAGGATATGCTGGATTACAAAAAGCTTGGAGCAGATACTGTTACAGTAGCAATAGACTGCGGGACACCAGAGGTGTTTGAAAGGCTCAGAGGAAGACCTATGAATAGTCCTCACAGGTGGGAAACTTTCTGGAAAGTTTTGGAGTGGGCTTGTGATGTAATGGGGGATGGTTATGCAGGATGCCACCTTGTGGTAGGTTTGGGAGAGACTGAACAGGAGATGATAGAAACTATTCAAAAGGTCAGGGACCTTGGAGCAAGGACTCACCTTTTCTCTTTCTGGCCCGAAGAGGGTTCAATGATGGAGAAGGAACCTCCCTGCCCTGCGCCCCAGTATAGAAGAGTTCAGTTTGCAAGGTATTTAATAGACAATCAAATAGCTCGCTACGAGGACATGAAGTTTAACGAAAAGGGACAGGTTATAGACTTTGGCATTCCAAAGGAAACCTTTGAAGAGCTTTTCTGGAGCGGAAGGCCTTTTATGACCTCTGGATGTAGAGGAAAAACCACGGAAGTTGCCTGCAACAGACCCTTTGGAGACAGCTCACCCACAGACATAAGGAGCTATCCTTTCAAGCCAGAGAAGAGAGATTTAGAAAGAATAAGAAAACAGCTCTTTGATTACGAGATGACCACCAACTATCCTGACATACTTAATCCCAGCATACTTAGATACCAATGA
- a CDS encoding iron-containing alcohol dehydrogenase yields the protein MTFDFYLPVEIIFGRGRIKGLGEVAKRYGYRAIIITGRKSTKESGALDKALSSLKSWGAEKIIIYDKVEPNPTDKMVNEASQIVVEEKIDYIVGLGGGSALDTAKAVSIVSSNEGFAWDYVNYPEGPRLIPYLNRPVICIPTTAGTGSEVNRYSVISNPIRKEKLVISHSLNYPKVAIIDPKLCLSMSPKLTAITGVDAFMHALESLTNKVENPFADDLAIRALKIIKEWLPVAVAEPNNLKAREWMSYAAMLAGIAIDKKRVALIHGMEHPVSAHYPNIAHAEGLAALAPAITNFNYRGNPEKYALFAEIMGYEPKPEKAVSAVADFLEKVGMRINLKDLGVEKEKLERLAEDTYMLSRGLFPINPVEPSMEDILKLYQQSYEGF from the coding sequence ATGACCTTTGACTTTTACCTTCCTGTTGAAATAATCTTTGGTAGAGGAAGGATTAAAGGTCTTGGAGAGGTAGCAAAAAGATACGGATACAGGGCTATCATAATAACCGGAAGAAAAAGCACTAAGGAAAGCGGTGCTTTGGATAAAGCTTTAAGTTCTCTTAAAAGTTGGGGAGCGGAAAAGATAATAATCTACGACAAAGTAGAACCCAATCCAACGGATAAAATGGTAAATGAGGCAAGCCAGATAGTAGTTGAAGAAAAAATAGATTACATAGTAGGTTTAGGTGGTGGTAGTGCTTTGGATACCGCAAAGGCAGTTTCCATAGTTTCTTCCAACGAAGGCTTTGCTTGGGATTATGTTAATTACCCAGAAGGCCCAAGGCTCATCCCCTATCTTAACAGACCAGTAATATGCATACCCACAACCGCTGGAACAGGAAGCGAAGTGAATCGCTACTCGGTAATATCAAACCCTATTAGAAAGGAGAAGTTAGTTATATCCCACTCTTTAAACTATCCAAAGGTAGCCATAATAGACCCAAAGCTTTGCCTTTCTATGAGCCCAAAGCTTACTGCCATCACCGGAGTGGATGCTTTTATGCATGCCCTTGAGTCGCTGACCAACAAGGTAGAGAACCCTTTCGCAGATGATTTAGCCATAAGAGCGTTGAAGATAATAAAAGAGTGGTTGCCCGTGGCAGTAGCTGAGCCGAACAATCTTAAAGCAAGGGAGTGGATGAGCTATGCCGCCATGCTTGCAGGTATTGCCATAGATAAAAAGAGGGTAGCGCTAATTCATGGTATGGAACATCCAGTTTCTGCACACTATCCAAACATAGCCCATGCCGAAGGGCTTGCTGCTTTGGCACCAGCTATAACTAACTTTAACTACAGAGGAAATCCAGAAAAGTATGCTCTGTTTGCGGAGATTATGGGATACGAACCTAAGCCTGAAAAGGCAGTTTCTGCAGTAGCAGACTTTTTAGAAAAAGTCGGAATGCGTATAAACCTTAAAGACTTGGGAGTGGAAAAAGAAAAGCTTGAAAGGTTGGCAGAAGATACCTACATGCTCTCAAGGGGACTTTTTCCGATAAATCCTGTAGAGCCTT
- a CDS encoding UbiX family flavin prenyltransferase has protein sequence MKRKIVLCITGASGSIYGYRLLEVLYSMDFQLDLIVSTAGAVVLKEELDISLKDIQQKFPKVRLISERAIADRVASGSRLINYAGVLIAPCSMSTLACVANGVNQNLIHRVSETALKEKVPLVLIIREAPYSLIHLENMLKVAKAGATILPASPAFYHKPKSVEDMVDFVVGKALDCLRIEHNLYRRWKTEDQG, from the coding sequence GTGAAAAGAAAAATAGTTCTGTGCATAACCGGTGCCAGCGGAAGCATCTATGGATACAGACTTCTTGAAGTCTTATACAGCATGGACTTTCAATTGGACCTTATAGTTTCTACCGCTGGTGCGGTGGTGCTAAAGGAAGAGTTAGATATCTCCTTAAAGGACATTCAACAAAAGTTTCCAAAGGTTCGCCTTATATCTGAGAGAGCTATAGCGGACAGGGTAGCCAGCGGATCAAGACTAATAAACTATGCTGGCGTTTTAATCGCCCCCTGTTCAATGAGCACGCTCGCTTGCGTGGCAAATGGTGTAAATCAAAACCTCATCCACAGAGTTAGCGAGACAGCCCTAAAGGAAAAAGTTCCATTAGTTCTTATCATCAGAGAAGCTCCCTACTCTTTGATCCATCTGGAAAACATGCTAAAGGTTGCCAAGGCGGGTGCTACCATCTTACCAGCCAGTCCTGCCTTTTATCACAAGCCCAAAAGCGTGGAGGATATGGTAGATTTCGTGGTAGGTAAAGCTCTGGACTGTCTAAGAATTGAGCACAACCTTTACAGAAGGTGGAAAACAGAAGACCAAGGATAA
- the prfA gene encoding peptide chain release factor 1: protein MLLKDLEERLKFIYQKYSQLQVQLSDPEVIKDRHLYSKLSKEYKSLEPIYEAYTKYLKIQKEIEDIKELLKSKEFEELAKEELKRLEKEEESLEKEIKKLLLPPDEKDTKNVILEIRAGVGGEEAALFAADLLNMYQKYAEEKGWKFSILTAQKTGLGGYKEVIALIEGKNVYSKLKYESGVHRVQRIPKTEAGGRIHTSTATVAVLPEVDETEVEIDPKDLRIETFRASGAGGQYVNTTETAVRITHIPTGIVVSCQDERSQFQNKLKAMKILYARLKDYYERQKEEQIAKERREQVGMGERSEKIRTYNFPQNRVTDHRINFTSHRLQDILEGKLDEIISALEEYEIEGRLKADLHQV, encoded by the coding sequence ATGCTTCTTAAGGACTTAGAGGAGAGGTTAAAGTTTATATACCAAAAATACTCTCAGTTACAGGTTCAACTCTCAGATCCAGAAGTTATAAAGGACAGGCATTTATACTCCAAACTAAGCAAAGAATACAAGAGCTTAGAACCTATCTACGAGGCTTACACAAAGTATTTGAAAATCCAAAAGGAGATAGAAGATATAAAAGAGCTTTTAAAAAGTAAGGAGTTTGAGGAACTGGCAAAAGAAGAGCTAAAAAGGTTGGAAAAGGAAGAGGAAAGTCTGGAGAAGGAAATAAAAAAACTTCTTCTTCCTCCTGACGAAAAGGATACAAAGAACGTGATATTAGAGATAAGGGCTGGGGTTGGTGGAGAGGAGGCAGCTCTATTTGCCGCAGACCTTTTGAATATGTATCAAAAGTATGCAGAAGAGAAAGGATGGAAATTTTCCATACTTACCGCACAAAAAACCGGATTAGGCGGGTACAAAGAGGTAATAGCTCTTATAGAGGGGAAAAATGTCTATTCTAAGCTAAAGTATGAAAGCGGGGTCCATCGTGTCCAGCGCATCCCAAAGACAGAGGCAGGAGGAAGAATACACACATCCACTGCAACGGTGGCAGTCCTTCCTGAGGTAGACGAGACAGAAGTGGAAATAGACCCTAAGGATTTAAGAATAGAGACCTTCAGAGCCAGCGGTGCAGGGGGCCAGTATGTGAATACAACAGAAACTGCCGTTAGAATTACCCATATACCTACGGGGATAGTTGTATCTTGTCAGGATGAGAGATCCCAGTTTCAAAACAAGCTAAAAGCTATGAAGATCTTATACGCAAGATTAAAAGACTATTACGAAAGACAAAAAGAGGAACAAATAGCTAAGGAGAGAAGGGAGCAGGTGGGTATGGGAGAGAGGAGTGAAAAAATAAGAACCTACAATTTTCCGCAGAACAGAGTGACGGACCATAGAATAAATTTTACCTCTCATAGGCTTCAGGACATATTAGAAGGAAAGTTGGACGAGATAATATCCGCTTTGGAAGAGTATGAAATAGAAGGAAGGCTAAAGGCGGACCTTCATCAGGTTTAA
- a CDS encoding TolC family protein, translated as MILFLLLLFSICYGQEVIKLDIKKAYQLALSKNLEIRKMLNELSSLEAREVESKLFFLPNIVFGTGVIYNSQRDEWEKPYGISFLSTLYEYRKTIPKIRSARLRTEMQREDKEALTCPI; from the coding sequence ATGATCCTTTTCCTCCTGCTTCTGTTTTCCATATGCTACGGGCAGGAGGTTATCAAGCTTGACATAAAAAAAGCCTACCAGTTGGCACTGAGCAAAAATCTGGAAATTAGAAAAATGCTAAACGAGTTATCCTCCTTGGAAGCACGGGAAGTGGAATCTAAACTTTTTTTCCTTCCCAACATAGTCTTTGGAACGGGTGTTATTTATAACTCTCAAAGGGATGAATGGGAAAAGCCTTATGGAATTAGTTTTTTGAGCACGCTGTATGAATACAGAAAAACAATACCTAAGATAAGGTCTGCCAGACTGAGAACGGAAATGCAGAGAGAGGATAAAGAAGCTCTTACTTGCCCTATATGA
- a CDS encoding FUN14 domain-containing protein — protein MSIEGLIADLGYAGFAGFVVGFAVKKLLNLFLMMVGLYFLSLFWLQNKGIIDINWAQFWVLVKSLFSGVDEFVKGALKTVAFSSAFVGGFFLGFKTG, from the coding sequence ATGAGTATAGAGGGTTTGATAGCAGATTTAGGCTACGCAGGGTTTGCGGGGTTCGTGGTTGGCTTTGCGGTAAAAAAGCTTTTGAATCTCTTTTTAATGATGGTAGGGCTTTACTTTCTATCCCTCTTCTGGCTTCAGAATAAAGGCATTATTGACATAAACTGGGCACAGTTTTGGGTCCTTGTAAAATCTTTGTTCTCTGGAGTGGATGAGTTTGTCAAGGGTGCTTTAAAAACGGTGGCTTTCTCCTCTGCCTTCGTAGGTGGTTTCTTCTTGGGATTTAAAACTGGATAG